In Candidatus Polarisedimenticolaceae bacterium, the DNA window CCCTTCGAGGCGTGCACGCCGAGGTCGATCCCCTTCTCCTTCATGAACGCGACCGCGCGCGGGTTCACCCGGCCGGAGGGACGGGAGCCGGCGCTGTACGCCTCGGCCCCGACCGCGCGGGCGAACCCCTCGGCCATCTGCGAGCGGCAGGAGTTCTCGACGCAGACGAAGAGCACGCGCGGGCGCGGCTCAGACATGGGCTCCCCTTTCGGCGGGGTCGATCGAGCAGAGGGTCTCGACGGGGATCCGGCGGACCGCCGCGAGCTTCCTCCGGTCCTCGGCGATGGCGGGATCGCGTTTCAGGGCGGAGCGCACGAGCTCCAGCACCGCGCCGGCGTGGGGGTTCCGACCGCCCGCGGCGAGACCGTAGTGGATCCACTTCCCGTCGCGGCGATCCTCGACGAGGTCGGCCTGCTTCAGGATCGAGAGGTGCTTCGAGATCGTCGAGGTCGCCAGACCCAGCACCGCCTGGATCTGGCAGACGCACAACGCGCCGGGCTCGAGGAGCTTGAGGATCCGGGTCCGGGTGGGATCGGCGGCGGCCTTCAGGGCCGTTTCGAAGTCGCGCACGTCGCCTCCGTTCATTTCGACGGATGGCGAAGTGTAGAACGGATCGCCGCGCCGCGCCTCCCCGCACCCCGCCTCAGGGTTCGGAGGGGTTCCCGCACCCGTCGAGCGTTCTCACGCGGAACGCCCGGAAACCCCCGTCGAGGGGCTCGGTGTAGGCGTTCGTGGTCCCGCTCTGCAGGAGCGTCCATTCCGACGGGAACGCGGCGGCGAAACTCGTCGCGCCGTAGACCTCCTGCGCCGCGAGATCGGCGCAGGCCGGGGGGCTCCACGCGAACGTCGCCGACCCCGCGTCCTTGGACCCCGCGACGGAATCCCCCACCCCCGGGCAGGCGACGGCGTCGGCGGCGTCGACCGCCGGGGCGGAGCATTCCTGCACGCCCGCGGTGGCGAGGGGGGTCGCGCAGGCGTTCGTGGCCACGACGCGCCAGGTGTGCGACGCGCCCGGCGACGCGGAGGTGTCCACGAACGACGTGCTCGTGCGAGGGAGCCCCGACCCGACGGTCGTGAAGGGACCCGCGCAACCGTTCGGTCCGTATCGCCGGATCTCGAAGGTCCCGTCCGAAACGCCGGTCCCCCAGCTCGACGGAGTCGGCCAGCTCACCCGCACGCCGGTGCCGCAGACGCTTTCGTCCGTGGCGGCCGACACCCCGGCGAACGCCGGCGTGGTGCATCCCTGCGCGAGGCGGAACGCGCCGCGGCCGTGGGTGAACGAAACGATGCTGCGCGTCGAAGCGTTCGCGACGAGATCGTAAACCGCCACCCGCGGATGGCCGTTCATGAACGACGCCCAGCTCGATCCGCCGTTCGACGAACGGAAGACCCCGAGGTCGGAGCCGGCGTAGACGATCGAGGGCGTTTCGGGATCGACGAGCACGGCGTTCACGGGAGCGTCGGGAAGCCCCGAGGCGATCCCGGTCCAGGTCGGCGCCGCCGACCCGGCGTCGGTGGACTTCCAAAGGTGCGGGGCTCCGAATCCGGCGAGGGCGGCGTAGAGCACCGCCGGGTTCGCGGGATCGAACGCGAGATCGGACACCAGGCGCGTGAAGTTCCCGCCCGAGATCTCCCGCCAGGCGCCCCCCGCGTCCTGGGTGAGCCAGACCTTGCCGTTCTCGAGCCCGACGGCGTAGGTGCCGCACGACGCGTCGGACGGCGCGAACGCGATGCAGGCGATCCGGGCGCCGGAAGGATCGATCGGATCCGGGCCGTTCGACGCCCAGGAACCGGCGGCGTCGATCGTGCGCCACACGTTGTTGCTCCCGGCGACGAGCACCGCGCCGTCGGCGGGACAGCCCGTGAACGGCGCGATGAACGCCGCGAGGTTCGTCCCGCCGTCCGCCAGCCCGTTCATCGCGCTCTGGAACGTGAGACCGCCGTCCGTCGTCTTGTAGAGGAGGAGGTACTGCGACGAGGCGTAGAAGGTCGTGTCCGGCGCGGCGGTGTCGAACGCGGAGGAGGCGCCGTCCCCTCCGAAGACGTGGCGCCAGCGGGGACTCACGTCCCGCAGCGGCGTGCCGTTGTCCTGCGTACCGCCGAGGGCGACGTCCGGTCGCGACGGGTGGAGCGACGCGCCGGGGTAGAACTGCGTCAGCTCGAGGTTCGTGTTGCGCGTCGCCCACGACACGCCGCCGTCGGGGCTGCGCCAGACGCCGCCGTCGTTGCCGACCCAGAGCGCTCCGTCGGCGCCGCGCGCGAAGGCGTGCTGGTCGACGTGGACGTCGTCGGGGCAGGCGTCCTGCCAGCTCGCGCCGCCGTCCGTGGATCGGACGATCGTCGTCCCGCCCAGGATCACCGTGCCGTCGGGTCGGACGATCGCGCGCGCCGAGTAGCCGCACTGGCCGAAGGTGTTCGAGGCGTAGGTACACAGGTCCTGGAAGGAGAAGCCCTGGCACGTCGTCGCGCCGGGTGTGGCGACTTGCGACCAGCTCGTCCCCCCGTTCGTCGTCTTCCAGACCCCGAGGTTGAAGCCGCCGAATGCCTCGAAGGAGGCGTACAGCTCGAGCGCGTTCAACGGATGGACCGCCATCGCGATCCGCCCGAACGTCCCCGAGGCCGGCAGCCCCGTCGTCTGCCGCGTCCACGAGGTGCCTCCGTTCGACGAAGTCCAGATCCCGCTCTCATCGACCCCCGCCCAGAGCCGATTGGGATCGGAGGGCGAGATCAGGAGCTCCCGGGTCGATGTGATGGTGAGGGTCTGAAGCGGGGAGAGGACGCGGCTCCAGCTCGAGCCCCCGTTGGTCGAGCGCCAGACGCCGAGGTTGGAGGTCGGCAGGACCGAGCAGCCGAATCCCGCGGTGCCCGTCGTGTTCGCGGCCCAGAGCGTGGAACCGTTCGCCGGGCTGACGACGATTCGGGCGATGCTCGTGTTCGCGAAGGGGGTCGCCCCGACCTTCGACCACGTCGCCCCGCCGTCGGTGGACTTCAGGATCCCGACGCCGTAGTACGCGTCGCACGACCCGTTCGCCTCCCCCGTCCCGGCGTAGACGATCTGGGGATTCGACGGGTCGATCGCGAGGGCGCCGATGGCCAGGGAATCCTGCGTGTCCGTCAGCGGCGTCCAGGTCGAGCCGCCGTCGGTGGTTTTCCAGACCCCGCCCTGCGCGCCGCCGGCGTAGACGGTGCCCGCCTGCGTGGGGTGCGCCGCGAGAGCGGTCACGCGCCCGCTGAACGACGCCGGACCGGCGGAGATCGGCGACGGGCCGAGCGGGATCCACCGATCGCCGTCGATCGAGTCGGTTGCTTCCCCGAGCAATCCGGACGCGAGGTTCGCCCGCAGCTGCCGCAGCGCCCTCCCGCGGGCGTCGAACGGGATCATCCCGTCGGCCCCGAGGCGGCGAAGGATCTCCCAGCGCTCGCGCTCGGAGATCGTCCTCTCCTCCTCGGCGGGAGCCGCCGCGACCGGTGCGACCGGCTCCGAGGCGAACGCGACTCCCCAACCCGAGGCCAGCACCACTCCCATCGCCTTGCGGCACGACCACGCCATCGGAGCTCCCTCCCGCGCCGCCTATACCCACAGGGGAGGAGGGACGAAGCAGCCGGCGGCGGGTCGGGTGCAGCGTGCAGCGAGTGGTCAGAACCTCCCGGTCAGCGTCAGGCTCGCCGCCCGCCCCGGAGCGGCGACGGCGGTCGGGTCGGCGGTCGCGGGGTAGCTCTTGTCGAGCAGGTTGTCGACGCCCAGACGCGCCTCGAGCCCCGCGCCGAGGCGGACGCCCACCGCGGCGTCGAACGTCGCGTAACCGGGGGTGACCACCTCGACGGGTCCCGGGTCGTCCTTGCGCAGCTGCACGCGACCGCGCGCGCGCCACCAGACGCGGTCGAGGTCCTGCTCCACCGTGGCGACGAACGACACGGGCGGGATGTCCGCCGCGGGAGTTCCGTCGTCGACGATCTCCCCTTCGGCCCACGAGGCGGCCCCCCGCAGGCGGAAACCCGCGGCCAGCGGGAGCTCCGCCTCGAGCTCGAGGCCGCGGAGGTCGGCGCGCGCCCGGTTGCGATAGTAGAAGTTCGTCACGGTCGGATCGGTCGGGTCGGGCTCCCCGTATCGCTCGATGAGGTCGTCGATCCGGTAGGCGTACGCGTACGCGGCGAGGTTGGCCCGCCCGGCCTTCGTGCGGAACACGAGGTCGGCCTGGAGCGTCGACTCGGGCTTCAGGTCGGGGTTCCCCGTGATGAACCCGCGACCGGAGGGACCGCGGAAGAAGCGATCGGACAGGGTCGGATCGCGGAAGCCGCGGGCGAGCTGCAGGGTGACGGACGACGTCGCCGCGACGCGCGCGGACGCCGAGGCGTACCCCGAGAGGACGCCGCGCTCGTCGGAGACGTCGCCGGCGTATCCCCCCTCGTTGCGCACCGCGATGCCGTCGAGACGGGCGCCGCCGGCCAGGGTGAACCGGGAGTCCGCCGGCGCGACCTCGGCCTCCACGTGGAGTCCGAGGTCGTACCGGGAGGCGCGCTCCACGGAGGTCGTGGTCGTGGTGGAGGTGGGAGCTCCCGAGGCGTCGAACGAAAACGTCGTCTCCTCCGAGTTCAGGCCGAAGCGCGAGGAGAAGTCGACGCCCGCGCGCAGGAAGCCGCGCTCGAAGGGGCGCGTCCCGGTGGCGCGGAAGCTCGCGTCGTTCGCGTCGACGTCCGCGCGCTGGATCCGGCGGGTGACGGCGGCGGTTTGCGCGCGGTCGCGATCGGTGACGAGGCGGTAACGCCCGGCGAAGCCCCGCACCTCGACCGTCTCGAACCCCGCGAACCGGCCGGCGTCGAGCCCCACCGTGAAGCGGTCGGAGTCCTCGGTCGGGTAGAACGCTCGCGTCACCGACGAGTCGGTCGCGGGCTTGCCGATGTCGCGGGCACGGTCGACCTGCAGGGCGAACCACAACCGTTTGTCCCCGACCGGCGTGAGCCATCGGACGAGCGCGCCGCGGTCGCGGGCCGACGAGTTCGGCACCTTCCCGTCCGGCGAGTCGTAATCCTGGTAGGAGCGGGCTCGGACCTGCGCGAGCACGGCCCCGTCCCCGGCGGGCACGTTGAGCTCCACGGCCCCCGCGGCGTACGGGAGGCCGGTGGCGGCCGTCGTCTCGAACCGCGCGGCGAAGTCGCCCGGCCGCGGGAGCGGGGTGCGCACGTGGATCACGCCCCCCAGGGCGTCGGAGCCGTAGCCGACGGAGCCCGGCCCGCGGACGACCTCCACGCTCTCGAGGACCGCGGGGTCGAGGAAGGTCGCCGACGGGCCGGCGCGGCGCTCGGCGGTGACCCGCGCGTCGTCGATGAGGATCAGGGTGCGGCCGCGGGCGAGGCCGCGCAGCGCGGGGACGACCGACGCGCCCTCCTCGAGGCGCGACGCGCCCGGGATCTCGGTCAACACGTCGGCGAGGCGCGCGGGGCGGGTCCGCTCCCGGGTCTCCCCCGCGAACAGGGTCGCCGCGGCGGCCGGGGCGCTCGGCGTCGAGGGGGCGACGCCGCCGCGGACGATCACCTCCGCGGTCACGCCGGCGGGCACGGTCAGGGTCCGCGACGCGAGGTCGTTCACGCCGATGACCCCCGCGAGCGTGCCGCGCGGATCGAAGACCGCGAGCTGGAACGGCGGCACGGGACCCGGCTCGATCGCGAACGCCCCGTCGGCGCCGGTCACGGCGGACCCGGTGCGTCCGACGACCTGCACGCGGAATCCCGCCGCGGGCCTGCCGTCGGCATCCACGAGCGTCCAGGGATCGGGAGACGCCGCGTGCACCGCGCACACGCAGAGGGCGAACGCCAGGGCCGGGCGACGCACGGAGTTCTACCTCGTGACGGAGTCGAGCAGCGCTCGGACGCGGGGGAAGGCCTGCTCGATGTCGGCGAGGGAGACGGCTCCGACGGACAGCCGGAACCACCCCGTGTCCTCGGGGAACCCGAACGCCTGGAACGGCACCACCGCCATCCCCGCCTTGTCGAGGAGGAGCTTGCGGATCTGCTCGTTCGTCTCGATCCGCGTGCCGTCGATCCTCCGGCCGACGAGGTCGAGCTGCAGCGACAGGTAGATCGCGCCCTGCGGGTCGATGCACGCGACCGGGTATCCCTCGCGCTTGAGGTCCGAGAATCCGGCGTACAACGCGTCGAGACGCGCCTTCACCCGCGCGTCCATGTCGCGGCGGTACGCCCCGATCGCCTCGGCATCCAGGAGGAACTCGGCGACCGCGACCTGCTCGGGGCGCGGCGCCCACGCGCCGACGTGCCCCAGGAGGTCGCGCATGCGCGCGGTGACCGGAGGCGCCGCGAGGGTCCAGCCCACGCGAAGCCCGGTCGCCGCCAGCGCCTTCGAGATGCCGTCCACCGTGATGACCCAAGGCGCCGATTCGGGAACGAGCGAGACCGGGTGCTCGTGTTTCGCCCCGCCGAAGAGGAGGGAGCCGTAGATCTGGTCGTAGACGAGGAACAGGTGGCGCCGTCCCTCGTGGGTGCGCCGCTCGTTCTCCTCGACGATCGCGGCCGTGATCGTGCGCAGCACCCCGGGGTCCATCACCGTCCCCGACGGGTTCAGCGGCGTGTTGAGCACGAGGAGGTTCGAGTCCTTCAGGTGCGGGCGGATCGTCTCGAGGGTGGGCATCCACCCGTCCTCGGGACGCGCGGGGATCGCGACGCCGCGCGCCGCGGTGAGCCACGCGTAGTGGTTGTTGTTCCAGGACGGGACGGGGTAGGCCGCCTTGTCGCCGGGATCGATCACGCAGCGGAAGGCGCCGTAGAGGATCGGCCGCGCGCCGCCGGCGATCAGCACCGACTCGACGGGGTAGCGGACGCCCCACTCGCGCGCGGAGTAGTCGGCCACCGCCTTGCGGAGCACCAGCATCCCGTCCGACGGCGGGTAATTCGTCTCGCCGTTCGCGAGCGCCCGCCGGATCCCCTCGAGCAACATCGCGGGGATCGGGAACTGCTTCGGATCGAAGTCGCCGACGGTGAGGTTGCAGACGGGCTTCCCCGTCGCGATCAACTCGCGGATCTGTCCGGCGATCTTGAGAATCTCGGAGCCGACGAGTCCGCGCACGCGCTCGGAGAGCGAGGCGTCGAGAACGGCGGCATTTCCGAAGTCCAGCTGCGTCAGGATGTCCTTGGTCATGGCCGGGATTCTATACTCCGGGTCCATGCGCAGCCCCATGACGAAAGCCGTGCTGATCTTCCTCGTGCTCGCCGCGGCGACGGCCGCCGTGCTCGTCCTCGCGGTGCGGGGTCAGCACCGGACCCAATGCGACGTCTGCGTCACCTTCCGCGGCGCGACCGCCTGTCGGCAGGCCGCGGGGGCCACGACCGCCGAAGCCCAGCGCACCGCCCACGAGAATGCCTGCGCGTTCCTCGCCTCGGGGATGACCGACTCGATCGCCTGCCAGAACGTCCTGCCCGCCAGCGTGAAGTGCGACGGGAACTGAGCCGCGTCACGGGGTCCGGCCCCGCCCCGTTCCCCTCGGCATCGCGTACCGGACGGCGGCGCGGAGGACCTCGGTCTCGCGCACCGCGGCCAACGGGTACGCCCTTCTCAGACCCTGAGGAGCCTCGACGTCGAACGGCTCGCCGAGCAGGAACCACCCGTCGTCCGTGAGGACCGTGACCCCCCGCTCCCAACCCGGCTTGCGGCGGGAGGCGAGAACGACCCAGGTCGCCCCTTCGAGCGAGAACCGCTCGGCCGGCAGGAGCAGGTCGGGCGCCTCCTCCCCTTCCAGGTTTTCCCGACGCGTGCGTTCGATCCGCTCCCGACGCCGCTCCCGCCACCGGACGGCGAGACGATGGAGCCCGGTCAGGATCGGGTCTCCGAACGGGTCGTCCAGGAGCGCCGCCACCCCGCGCACGAATCCGCTGAGCACGAGGTAGGTCGCGAGCCGGCCCGACCACGTTCCCAGCGCATACGCCACCGACGAGAACATCGAGAGGAACATCGACGACGTCGTCGCGACCTGGCGACCCGAGCGCGCGGCGTCGAGCATCGCCTCGTTCGCCCCCGACGCAGCCTGCGTCGCGTAGTCGAGGAATCCCAGTCCGCCGAAGACTATTCCGGCGACGACCGTCGCCGCGGCGGAGGCGACGGCGGCGGCCCGGATCGGCACGTGCTCGGACAGCGGCGGCCACGTACGGCGGGGGAGCAGGCTCAGCGCGGCCGCCACCACGAAGCGGAGCATCTAGTTGGCCGGGAAGTTCCTGAAAGCCAGGACCGCGGTCCCCGCGGTGTCGCGCAGCCACGGGGACGCCGGGTTCGTCGAGTACCCGTAGGAGACGGTGGCCCCCGGATCGACCTGCCCTCCGAGCTGGAGGGTGACGACGCTCCCCGAGACGGAGAGGCTCGACACCGAGACGGGGATCGATCCCTGCCGTACCCGGAACAGGCTCGCACCGCCTCCCGTAACGGCGCGATCGAACGTGAGCTCGATCCGCCGCCGGTTCCCGACGATCTGCGCGGACACCAGGCTCGCCGAGGCGTCGATCGGCTCTCCGTAGAGGTGCTCCCTCAGCTCGCTGGCCAGGCGGGCCCCCACGACCTT includes these proteins:
- a CDS encoding aminotransferase class I/II-fold pyridoxal phosphate-dependent enzyme gives rise to the protein MTKDILTQLDFGNAAVLDASLSERVRGLVGSEILKIAGQIRELIATGKPVCNLTVGDFDPKQFPIPAMLLEGIRRALANGETNYPPSDGMLVLRKAVADYSAREWGVRYPVESVLIAGGARPILYGAFRCVIDPGDKAAYPVPSWNNNHYAWLTAARGVAIPARPEDGWMPTLETIRPHLKDSNLLVLNTPLNPSGTVMDPGVLRTITAAIVEENERRTHEGRRHLFLVYDQIYGSLLFGGAKHEHPVSLVPESAPWVITVDGISKALAATGLRVGWTLAAPPVTARMRDLLGHVGAWAPRPEQVAVAEFLLDAEAIGAYRRDMDARVKARLDALYAGFSDLKREGYPVACIDPQGAIYLSLQLDLVGRRIDGTRIETNEQIRKLLLDKAGMAVVPFQAFGFPEDTGWFRLSVGAVSLADIEQAFPRVRALLDSVTR
- a CDS encoding metalloregulator ArsR/SmtB family transcription factor, giving the protein MRDFETALKAAADPTRTRILKLLEPGALCVCQIQAVLGLATSTISKHLSILKQADLVEDRRDGKWIHYGLAAGGRNPHAGAVLELVRSALKRDPAIAEDRRKLAAVRRIPVETLCSIDPAERGAHV
- a CDS encoding TonB-dependent receptor, which codes for MRRPALAFALCVCAVHAASPDPWTLVDADGRPAAGFRVQVVGRTGSAVTGADGAFAIEPGPVPPFQLAVFDPRGTLAGVIGVNDLASRTLTVPAGVTAEVIVRGGVAPSTPSAPAAAATLFAGETRERTRPARLADVLTEIPGASRLEEGASVVPALRGLARGRTLILIDDARVTAERRAGPSATFLDPAVLESVEVVRGPGSVGYGSDALGGVIHVRTPLPRPGDFAARFETTAATGLPYAAGAVELNVPAGDGAVLAQVRARSYQDYDSPDGKVPNSSARDRGALVRWLTPVGDKRLWFALQVDRARDIGKPATDSSVTRAFYPTEDSDRFTVGLDAGRFAGFETVEVRGFAGRYRLVTDRDRAQTAAVTRRIQRADVDANDASFRATGTRPFERGFLRAGVDFSSRFGLNSEETTFSFDASGAPTSTTTTTSVERASRYDLGLHVEAEVAPADSRFTLAGGARLDGIAVRNEGGYAGDVSDERGVLSGYASASARVAATSSVTLQLARGFRDPTLSDRFFRGPSGRGFITGNPDLKPESTLQADLVFRTKAGRANLAAYAYAYRIDDLIERYGEPDPTDPTVTNFYYRNRARADLRGLELEAELPLAAGFRLRGAASWAEGEIVDDGTPAADIPPVSFVATVEQDLDRVWWRARGRVQLRKDDPGPVEVVTPGYATFDAAVGVRLGAGLEARLGVDNLLDKSYPATADPTAVAAPGRAASLTLTGRF